The region ttgctaaatcagcctaatgatATTTGGCTGTGGGACCGCACAATGCGGTTccagtcaaagacccacatttcaccctctCGTAGCTCAGTAGTTATAGCGTCCGACTAGACGTGGTTTCAAGTCCCATCTaggactcggatttttttccaagCTGAAGTCATTTTtacatttaataaaatttattttggtgACTGTTTTCGAAGAAGTTTTGAAATAACTTTGATTACTGCTGAGCTTGATGATGTTTTATTTTCTAGTGCTATGATAATTGCTCCATCAAAACGTTTTCTACTAAATGCGAATTTCATTACCAAAAAAAGTGTTTACTACGTTGTGTTGGTGCAGATGTGAACAGCCTAGGACACGTTTACTTTTCCATCACATTCAAATTTTGAAGGATGTTTAGGCGCTTAacgaaaataacatttttttgtacAACGTGTCATCTGTAAAGGATCTTGGTATTTTCATAGCAATTTTTGCCCATTTGGTCGATTTTGACTATTTTCCTCCTAATTCCTAACCTTTCATAAAGACCATGAAAGCCTTGATGACGGACTTGTTTCGTTCATGACGGGGGAAGatgttttcagatttggtcAACACATTAAACACGCCATGGTTTACCTCGTGGAAGAACAACATTCGGGAACTTTTATTacatcatacatgtaaattgcacaggcatcccactAGATATAATGAGGTCATCCTAACACCCCCACTTGATCTCACTTATATGTCCTAGAATTACATCCACATATTATTACACTAAATGAACTCAACATAAGATGTATTATCTCTTAAATggatacaataataacaatacgaAGTTATGCTTGTATATTACTTGTATACCTATGTCTTAAGAACCAAAAATATAATTCCTAAACTTTTGCAACTTAAATTTAGTAACTGGTTTGGTCATGACATCAGCTACCATATCGGCAGTAGGACAATACTTAATGATTATCTTGCCTGCATTCTGCGCGCTGCGAACGAAATGGTATCGAACATCAATATGTTTCGACCTTCGTTGATTGACTGGGTTCTTGGACAAGGCGATTGTACCTTGGTTGTCCTCAAAAATCAAAACAGGGCCACTTACCTCACCAATGTCCTTCACCATTTGAGTGAGATACATACCTTCTTGGACTGCTGCTGCCAGAGCAATATACTCAGCTTCACATGATGATAGAGCCACTGTTGGTTGTTTCCTTGATTTCCAAGAAATAAGAGGACCGGCTCTGTTCAAACTGAAACAGTACCCACTGATACTACGTCTGTCATCTGTAGATGACGCCCAATCAGCATCACTGTAGCCTATCAGTGTAAGACCATCATCACACTTTCTATAGCACAATTCAAAATCAAGAGTCCCCTTCAAGTATCGCAACACATGTTTCAAAGCTATCCAGTGTCCCTTCATGGGAGCAACCAGGAACTGTGACAACTTAGTAACAACCCAGCATATGTCTGGTCTGGTACATGTCATAGCATACACCAGACTACCCACTGCTTCACGGTATCGTCTAGGATCCACAGGGGTTTCACCATCAAACTCAAGCTTCTGTTCCGAAGGTGTAGACCTTGGCTTACAATTGGACATCTCAAATCTCTCAAGCACCTTAGTGATGTACCCCTTTTGATTCATCTTTACAAAGCCATCTCCCTGCTCAAAGTGAATACCCAAAAagtatgaaagtctacccagaTCTTTCATATGAAACCTCTTTTTCAGCATTCCTTTAGCTTCAGTCATTAGCAACATGTTGCTTGCTGCTATAATTATGTCATCTACCCAGACAAGCATAGCAACAAATCCACTTCCAACATGTTTGGTATACACACAATTGTCAACAGGGCTTTGAACAAAACTGTTCTCCAACGAGAAACAGTTTAGTACATGGTTCCAATTTCTACCCGACTGCCTTAGGCCATACAAAGATTTGTTCAATTTATACACAAGTCTCCCTCCACTCCCTGAGGGAACTTCAAAGCCTTCAGCTTGATCCATATAAATCTCACAATCAATAGAGGCATTGAGATATGCCGTTTTCACATCCATTTGGTGCAAAACCAAATCACGTTGTGCTGCCATTTGCATTAGCACACGCAGTGATGTGAGATTAGCAGTTGGTGCAAAGGTTTCCTGAAAATCAATACCTCTCACTTGGCTGTAACCTTTAGCAACATACCTAGCTTTGAACGTTTTAGCACCATTGGAACTTTCTTTGATAGTGTACACCCAACGACCCCCCACTGCATTTTTGCCCTCTGGCAAATCAGACAAAGTAAATGTGTTATTTTCAATTGGGGAATTCATCTCTTCCTCCATCGCTGCCTTCCAATTGCTAGACTCAGGCGAGTCCATGGCCTCTTGGTAAGTTTGAGGGAAAGCAAAAGATTTGTAACAATAATCTACACTTGTTAGTACCTGATCATCATCTTCCATGTCTGTGACATAATCACTCAGGTAGGCTGGGGGCCTTCTCGTTCTCGTAGAACGTCTCAAACCTTCATCGGGAGACTGGCAAGTAGGACTGGTTTCACTCTCAGCTTGGGGTTGTTCAGCAAGTCTATCCGGAACCTTTTCAGATCTGTCGACATCAGATACACTGTGTGATGGTGGCAtgagatcatcatcatcatcgggtAATGGTCTCTCTGTTTGGGTCTGTTGTTCCACCCCTTTCCTTGTCGTAGGGAACTTCACCACCCTGTACTTCATAACCTTACCTGTCTCTGGAATATACACCAGATAGGCCGGGCTTTCTTTATCGTACCCAAGAAAAATCCCCTTTCTGCATCTGGGATCTAATTTCTGCTTATTCTGCTTATATGCATAGCATTCTGATCCAAAGACTCTCATGTTTGACAAATTTGGTTTTCTGCCAGTGATAGCAAAGTACGCTGTTTGTTTTAAGCGGTTGTTAAAGCACCTATTGCGTATGTACGCGGCAGTCATTACTGCATAAGGCCAAAATTCTTTGCTTAAATTAGAATGCAAAAGTAAGCACCTTCCCATTTCAAATAAGGTTCTCCAGTGTCGCTCTGCTGTCCCATTTTGGTGGGGAGAATAGGGTGCGGACATTTCGTGCTTTATCTTATTTTTCTCCAGCAGAGACTTAAACTTCTGAGAAATAAATTCACCACCATTATCTGACCTAATACATTTGACCTCACCGTATGAAGCTGTGTCTGCCAAAAATTTTTGAGTTGCAGCTATTGTGTCACTTTTACACtttaaaaaatacacaaatacTGCACCTGAATAGTCATCAGTAAAGGCTATTGAATATCTGAAACCCTCTCTAGAGACTGGATCAATAGGTCCGGCTAAGTCAGTATGAACCAATTCTAATGGTGCAGTAGCACGCGCATCAGGATTTCTATTCCTACTTTGGGTCATCTTCCCTTCAATACACACATTACAATCTTGCGGTTTGCTAGAACTACTATCACTTATTTTCATACCTTCCACTACATCTTTCAGTTTCAAGATGTCCTTATAATTACAGTGTCCTAAGATTTCATGCCAACCCTTCTGGTCACATGTATAGTTAACAGAGTCAGAATCAGAGTCATTCTTGTTAAAGGTATTGAGATAGTACAGTCTACCATGCTTCTCGATGTTGAACTTGGTTCCATCCTTGTAAACTAATTCAGCAGAGTCTGGATTGAAACTTCCTGAAGCACCTCTTTCAGTCGCAGCTTGCACTGAGAATATATTCTGAGGGTACGTAGGGATGTATAATGCATTCTTCAATGTCGCATTGACACGCTTCCCAGTGGTATCCATGATGGTTATTTCAACATCTCCTCTCTTGAGTGCCACATTGTTAGATCGTGTTCCATCTGCTAATTCGATGTAGTGCTTCTCTGGAGCGAATTTGTCATCAAAATTGCTGAATTTGGATTCATCATTGATGATGTGAGTAGTTGCACCACAGTCCACCAGTAAAGCATTTGGCTTCTTTGTAACACTTTCACCCGTACAGTTGTTGATCTCAAACGCAAATGAATGCTCCGCTTCGCTGTCAGAATCCTCCAAAGTCTCAGACGCTTGCTTTACTTTATCAGTcttatttttccctttgcgtCGACATGCTCTGTCACTGTGAGATGAGTTATGGCACGTGTTACACCACTGTCCCCGTCTGTTCTTATTATTGCTCTTACAGTAGCGAGCAATGTGCCCTGGATGGCCGCACTGATAACAGACGATATCCGACTGGGGTTCCTTCTTGTATTCCGTCTTCATCACTGAGTGACTTCCCGGCGTTACACTGGTTCGCTTGGTGTCTTCGAAGCTTCGTAACGCGACTTTAAATTCGCtaaatttttgttctttatcGCTCTGTGTAACGACGACAACAAATGGTTTATATTCTTCTGGTAGACCTTTGAGTACCATCGCTATGAGCAGGCTATCTGTCACGGTTTCGCCGGCATTTCTAAGAGCTGTTGCCGCAGTTTCTGCTCGAATAACATAATCTGTCACTGTCTCGTGTTCCGACTTCACAAGCGATGTCAGTTCCGTATACAATGAAATTACTCTCGGCTTGCCTGTACCAGCATAGTGTGCTCGCAGGATCTTTAATGCTTTCCTGCCGTCGTCTCGTGCATCTCTCATCACAAGGGCAAGGCTTTTATCATCTAGAAATTGTATTAGCTCGGTGAACGTTTCCTCATTCTTAGCTGCGGTAATATCCACGTCGTCAGCTGCAGTAATGGAATCTTTCAACTTTCGTAATCGCATATATCCGAGAAACTTGACTTCCCATTGCTCATATTTTCGTTCATCCCCGTCGAAAAGAAGTCTGCCATATCTTGAactgggcccataacctgttTCGTTCATGACGGGGGAAGatgttttcagatttggtcAACACATTAAACACGCCATGGTTTACCTCGTGGAAGAACAACATTCGGGAACTTTTATTacatcatacatgtaaattgcaCACGCATCCCACTAGATATAATGAGGTCATCCTAACAGGACTAAGATCGTGGCTCTTTAgaaatgatgacgtcattttatGCTATGTTACGTCATCGTGCCCGTCATCGTCCCATGTCATGGACctcgaagaaaatatttttggaCTTGTAATAAGTCCTCCAAGCTTTTTTGCATAAACTTTCTTAAGTTTTGGGGGTCACACGAATTGCTGGAAACATGTAAAAACAGCCataccaaaaacaacaagagACATTGAAAACTGTTTTACAATACCTCAAAAGCCAAAATGACTTCCTGCATATTGATGTAAGCATTGAATTCCTGTTCATTTTGTGTCTTCTACAGTTAGTAAAAGAACCTGACAGAACAAAGTCACTGAGACGAGTAATTACTTTTAACATCAACAAGAAAAAGACAGAGCTCTGAGATGACTCCACCCGAGTGCATAACCTGGATGACTGTAGGCTTGGCCGAGTCTGTTGCCATAGTAGCACTCAACCTCTGTacgataattgtttttacaagaAACCGTAATCTCCGCAAGCGCAGTACGTACCTGATGATAAATTTGGCAGTTACAGATATGTTGGTTGGAGGAGTTGCTGTGTTTTTTCTGTTCTATTGGTTTGGAGTATTCTGTAATGTATGGAGGGGGCATCTAAATGGACATTTGAAAGATTATATAGAGACAAGACTACCTGGTGTTTTTCCTGGTATGTCTTTAATAAACATAACCATTATTGCTTTAGAACGGGCATATGCGACATTTCGGCCTTTCAAGCATCGCGTGCTAAAAAAACGGGTGTATGGCCTATTAATTGTCTTTATTTGGGTTAGTACGGCATTGGGTACTTCCTTAAATTTTAAATATCCTGAGGGAGTAGTTGATCTTTACTTCAAGATTGCATTAGGCTCGTTTGAACTTTTGATCATTTGTGTATCTTACTCATCCATTGTTATTAAAGTCCGTTGTGGAGCGCAGCCTAAACACCATGGTGCAGCcagtagagaaagaaaactgaccgtGACATTGTTGATTGTGACTGTTGCATCTCTTTTGGTGTTCCTGCCTGCTATTACTTTCGCTCTTCTCATTTATAgcggtaaatttaaaattcccTTTCAGGTGGGTGGACGTCTTTATTGTGCACtttatgttttcctttttgcaaacTCTCTTGTCAATCCTATATTATACGCTATCCGCATGCCAGAATACAGATCTACTTTAGCTGCACTCTTTCGCAAATGTACTGTTCGTAACCGTGAAAGGCGAGTTTAAGATATACCTCTTAATGATTTGTAAAACATTATGAAGCACCATTGTATTTTTCTACTTGGCtttgctaaatttgaaatttcatgatattaacaacagttttaagttaATGTGCATAAATTGTAACAAGGAAAGGACATTGTTATCTTCGTACGAAAGTTTGACCTTAAATAGATGGATGAATATAGGATTCAGGAAAGTTAACAAGACAACAGGTGCTTATTATCTTAATTAATTTACTGTATAGCTGTTATTCGTGTTTTTAGTCATCAGAGGcgcttgcctcagtcataatacATTATGAAGCGTCATGGCATTTTCTACTTGGCTTTGTTCATAAGCGTACGAGCTGGGAAGGGGGGTACCGAGAGAGAGAAACCATTACAAAATAATGCTGTTGGCGTAATTTCCAAAATTGTCAAAACTCGTGAATAAAGTTTCTAGTTAGTTACTTTTCATGAATCTCTGTGCGATTAGAACGCTCGGCTAGGTGTCTGTAGGCTGTCAGGTGGTTTCTTCAGAGAGTTGGTACTTTACGTGTATCAGTTACATCTGTTGTTGATTTGAAGTATCGTTGGTGCACCGAAGCTAGACGAAAAGGTAGTCAGTTCAGGCTCCCGAAAAATAACGGGCcctcttttttgtttcttgtttttagcTGACTTTCAGCTAAAAAGGAAGGGGGAAAGTCAATCAGTGAtagcaaataaataaacaaacaaacaaagaagtaCCATTGCCTTGGTCATAACGTTTTTCTGTCCAAGGCCCTTGTCATGCTATACTATTTTGAGGGCGATTATGCCCACTATTTCCTGCATTCAACAATTTTAACGGTTAATATCGGAGCAAAGCGTTTTCCCATGATTTGACTAAATAAATCAATAAGACCGCTTGATGACAGAGCATCTCGTAATCGACAACGTTGTTAATTTGAGAATTGCTTTATTGAGCAGGAATTGAATAAGACGTTTACAAAATGAGGAGGCCTGTTACGAGCTGGGAGTTTCCGGTTAGGAAATTCAGAGTGGAAAAACGTACTGCGCAGCTTTTCTGCGCATTTCTGGCCCTGCTTGCGGGCTCAGGTACTAATGCAAGCTGCAATGGTTCACTATGGTTGGAACGAGCGACAGACTGTAAAAAGGCACGCGAGGCTGTCATTCGgttgatttatttatacttgggCAAGCATGAAATTTTTTCGGCATTTCATTGTTAAGAAAACAAGTCTCCCCCTGCCTGGTGAGAGGCTCTCTTGCTTATATATTAAGTGGGTTGCTTATATGGATGCAATATGTAAAGAGTGTTTGTCGATATATGTCTTTGCAACGAAATTTCTTGTATATCGCGGTAAAATAAAGGGTTCTGAAACCGTCTTTAGGTTAATTTTGTCCGAAAAAAGTTGATTCCCTACGAAAACAATACACCAGCTGTTCATTAGTGACGTTAAAATGTTGCTGCTTACCGGGAATTTTGGGAAAGCACACAAAGTTCGTagcctttttttgtttacacGATCAACGAAATTCCcaccattttttcaaacttggggCCTGGCGCACAGCCAAAATTCTTCCCCAGGGCGCTCCTCCCTTCGAAGATGAGACGGACTGGAAAGgttcacaagaaaaacaaagaactttttCCAAAGCTGGCAAACTGCATTTTACGCATAGATCACATTACTGGGACGAATGGCAGAATCTACTCACCGACTCGAGATCCTTTTCCCTTTCTTCCCTATTTTTCGAAGGGTAAAGTGCCCTTGGTTGAATTATGTTATGATAGTTTTTTATGTACATTATGAAAACGTGTTAGGTGTTTAAAGGCATACGAAGTACTAAATTACATCTTTGGTTATGTTTAATGCCGTATATTATAAGATAAATAATGATTCTGTTTAATGATTATGTTTATTTCTAGGCGGGTAGAGTGAAATTGATATATTTACATATTatacaaatacaattttaaattgacgTATATTCAGTACTTAAATTGATCGCAATCATGCCTACATCTTAAGCCTATAATGTATACTCTATAAACTTGCCTATATAACTTTTTGTAGATGAGACATAATAGTCGGTTTGCCAACATAATCCTCCTCCTGATTGAGAATTTGAAGTAAGTAGTTTCGCACTTTATTCTTGAAGCATG is a window of Montipora foliosa isolate CH-2021 chromosome 5, ASM3666993v2, whole genome shotgun sequence DNA encoding:
- the LOC138003223 gene encoding histamine H2 receptor-like; its protein translation is MTPPECITWMTVGLAESVAIVALNLCTIIVFTRNRNLRKRSTYLMINLAVTDMLVGGVAVFFLFYWFGVFCNVWRGHLNGHLKDYIETRLPGVFPGMSLINITIIALERAYATFRPFKHRVLKKRVYGLLIVFIWVSTALGTSLNFKYPEGVVDLYFKIALGSFELLIICVSYSSIVIKVRCGAQPKHHGAASRERKLTVTLLIVTVASLLVFLPAITFALLIYSGKFKIPFQVGGRLYCALYVFLFANSLVNPILYAIRMPEYRSTLAALFRKCTVRNRERRV